A window from Thalassophryne amazonica chromosome 15, fThaAma1.1, whole genome shotgun sequence encodes these proteins:
- the cdkn2a/b gene encoding cyclin-dependent kinase 4 inhibitor B yields the protein MTSEDDLTAAAATGQREEVERLLRAGARVNGPNRFGRTAIQVVMMGSTSVVRFLLESGADPNVADRSTGTTPLHDAARTGFVDTVRLLVQFGADPQATDNHHHRPVDLAREHGRVEVVDFLQSL from the exons ATGACTTCGGAGGATGATCTGACAGCGGCGGCGGCGACAGGACAGAGGGAGGAAGTGGAGCGTCTCCTGCGCGCGGGGGCCCGCGTGAATGGACCGAACCGCTTCGGACGAACCGCCATACAG GTGGTGATGATGGGCAGCACGTCGGTGGTTCGGTTCCTGCTGGAGTCCGGTGCGGACCCGAACGTGGCGGACAGAAGCACGGGGACGACCCCGCTGCACGACGCGGCCAGAACTGGCTTCGTGGACACGGTGCGGCTCCTGGTGCAGTTCGGGGCCGATCCACAGGCCACAGACAACCACCACCACCGGCCCGTGGATTTGGCCAGAGAGCACGGCCGCGTGGAGGTCGTGGACTTTCTGCAGTCTCTGtga